The window AGGAAGCGTTCTGGCTCATCTTGGGAAGCATTTGTTCAGGTGTCATACGACGCAGAAGCTCTTTAACAATCTCTGGTTTGCCACACGCGCATGCTTTCAACAAAGGCGTCTCGTAAAAGTTTATCCATTCATCTACTGCGTCTGGACGCTGGTTCAAGAAGTCCTTGACGGCTTCTACACGACCTTGGCTTATTCCTTGACTAAGTTGTATGTAGTCATAGTATACATTTGTATTCTTCCCTACATCATCAACAAGATATCAATAAACACAATAAACATTTATTTGCATCTAGAGATCATGTTATGGCAGGATCGTTTATTTATAGTAAAggttttacataatttttttccaaCAAATTTAGAGGttttatataaatgtaaaacctctaaatatatatgtaaaaaaaaatctaaaaatttggAGGCTGTAGACCAATGCTTCACTAGTCTATGCTCATGACCGGTCATGTGCTATGCAAATAACTTACCGTGAAGCCGAGATGCGGAAAGAGCTGATTCGATGAATGGAGTCTGGATATTTAAGTGATCATTTGGAGCTTCATCTTCAGGAGCTTCTTTTATAGGAGTGAAACTATCTCCTAAGCCACCTTGAGGAACCTTTGTGTTAGCGAATTTGAAAGGGCTCCTTCTAAATGTCTCCTTTAAACCAGCTGAATCTAAGTAATTAGAACCCATTGCCATAATTAAGTTTTCTTTGACAAACTCTAAACAAATTGAAGTATAAGAAACAAGAACGGAAATGGTAATAGGATATATATAAATGCGTTTATGTCGTTGTCTGTACGTACATGCAAAGCATAACAGTAACATAAAAGCTTTGGTGTTTTTCTGTCCTATTCTTTGATTGATCTTACATAAGAATATATGCTTTGCTTCGCTACTCATTATTTTATTTCGAAAGCTGTGCTTTTCTGGTTGAAAGACAAATAAAGGTTCTTCCTTATGAAattattaatttgaaatatGACTCACGTGTACGTTTTGCTGTTAATACATTTAATTAGTAATTAATGAAAGATTGCTTTTATAATGGAAAGAAAAATATACATCTCCTTTGTTTTCCTTTTGCACTTCATCATACGTTATATATATACCACTATTCGTCACTTCCcttttaaaaatgaaacatcAAACTGATGAATGACGACTAATAAACATGTTTCTGTAAAATACTTCTCGTGTTTGGTTTGGTTGCGAAAAGGACTAAAGATGGAATAATGATCTTGTTTATGGAAGGTATAATGCAAACCTTCTTTGTTTAACAATTGTTCAGTCGAAGAATAATGATCTTCTTGCTGCAGGATGGTTGTTGTTCTTTAGAAATatgagaaaaaaaagttttattaatttcTGCTTAAAAACGTACAATAGATTAGTAACCTTTAACACAACAAGGAAGGAAACTTGACTATCAGTACTGCCTACTGGCTTCGATGACTGTTAACTGAGTGTTGACTATGTGAAGATCCTACATAAACGGAAGTTACATTAGCATGTTGATCTTGTCCAGGAAGTTCTAGCCAACTTTTTGTATCGCGGTGGAAGAGTCTTTTGCCATACGTGGAAGAAATCATCTCCTTGAGAAGAGGATACTGCAACATCAAGAAGAGAAGGACAGGGAGGGCAGCGAGTGGCTTCATGGGGACTACAAGCGTTGGCTTTTGACGCATCGTTGAGGAAAGAGCAGTGATGAATCCAACAAGCAGCGATGCGATGGAGAAGAATAAGATGGCTAGACCAAATATCATCTTTCTAGGAAGCGATACAATGAAGTCATCAAAAGAGTATCTTGCGGTCAAAATGCTGAGGAATATGAGCACAGAGGTGCAAGAGGTGAAGAAGGCGAGACTGTCTGAAATGATAAACGCCGTGAAATGCAAGTCTCTAAGAAGAAGAGGCTTGCCCAACGTCTCATCATAACCTCCAGGCACAGTGAATATGGCTTGAAAGGTGACGGTTGCAATGAGAGCGGCCACGAAGCTACAAGCAGTGGCTGTGTATTTCATCCattcttctccttcttttctTAGAGGCTCGTGAGACACTTCGAATACTTGCCGTGGTGTCATCTTCTCGTTATTTTTTTGCACCACTTCACGTTCTGATACCAAGCTCTTTACTTCCATATACCATCGAATCTCTCTTTGCATCTTTAGGGCAGATCCTGAAATCTTGGATAGATGGTCTGGTCGAGGAGATAGATAAGCGACTATATGGAGGATGTTGTTGTTATCTTTGTCGAGAGATCTAAGTAGCGCGACCTTTCTATTATCTAAGCCATGTATGAGATTAAAGATCTTCTCCTTCCTGAATACAACGGCCAGCTGAAAGAGGTTTCGGCCAGAGACAGCTTCAAAGATCCAAAGAAGTTGAGGGTTATATTTAATTATCTCGATGAAAAATTCCTTGTTCCCATTCTCCACTGCTTCAAGTAGTGCTTCATAGATCATATCTCTCCAACTCTTATCATTAACGGGGTCTCGTATCTCTTTGGCAGATTTGCACATTAATCGTAGCAAAGTATCAGCTTTAAGATGTTTATCTTTAAGTTCATATATTTGCTTGAATCCTATCTCAAAGAAAAAACATAGTTTATGTTATTATCTTTTGATAGCTAAGCATTTAGGTATAGCTATGGTTCTATGAATTCCACAATGGAAATTAattagaaaggaaaaaaaactaatatatgaAAAAACCTAATTGGTCAACCTACTCACTGATATATGATTTTGTTTCAAAAGTCCATGTGGTTTATCATGATTCATCGCAGATAGATATTAGTCATGTGAATTAGTAGTACTGGCTAAGTGTGTGTTTCTAGAAAAATAGCCTGAGCCCGAccaaatatttaagaaaaagaaaatctcCTTGACTACTAACGACATGCATGTATAATAATTAACTTCATCTAGAAATTAAAACAATCGGTATATAtacgtctgtgtgtgtgtgaacTTTCATTGTGGCATAGATCATCAAGCAACTTAGATAATAAAGGGTGAAATAAAACAAGTTCAACTTACGTACCAAACCATTTCGGCAGAGCTTTTACTGACATCCAAAATAGACCTGATGAAAGGAAACACAGATAAACTTCagtaagtatatatttatatatattaattgaaattaATTGTTATATTTGGGATATAAAGAATCCAAAATTGGATGTGTGCATGGCGTACGTTGGTATAGGCTTGGTTTTGGAGTCTCAAAGTCCGTTGGAAAATTTAAGTCTATACCTATACCTATATATGAACAATCAAGTTTAGTTAGCAAGATTTCAATGAAGAGAGACAGAAAAGGAGGGTGATGAATTGTGAAGGTGGATACATACAAGTATAGACGAGGCTTTTCCAAAGTCCAAGATCGTCGTGGCTACGAAACAAGTCAGGTTTCAAAGCTAACAACCTAAGCGGAGACGACCTTTGACTGGAGTAATTAGTCGCTGCCAGATACGGGACTTTCTTTGAAACGACTGGATCGACATCTTTCCGGACTTTTTCGAATAACTCCAACACAATGTCTAGCAATCCATGAAACCAAAATTTTATGACAATTTTTAAATACTAGCATAAAATACTAAACATGCATGCAGCTGTATTTATTTAGGTTTCCGAAAATTTTGAATTAACAGCTCGAAAATGAAACGTTTGCATAAGTTGAGTATATTATAAAAGCAACTATAAACGGCCTCAGTTAGATACCAGATACTAAAGACTTACCGAGAAATCCATAGAAAATGGCGTCAAGAAGGAGACATGTAGCCCAATATCCGTCTTCATGCATCAAAACGTCAAGAGGTGTCAGATCAAAAAGATGGCGAGTGACCTTTTTGTGCCCTGCATTTGAAGCCCGCACAACCGGTACAGCTAGCTTACAGCCAGCTGGACGCTTTTCACTAACCAGCCCAAGATTTTTTTCATTGCACAAGTTCTTAACAGTCACTAAATCGCCATTACCAGCAGCAATATCGACCGCTAAACTCTCCGACGTCTGGTTAGGCCACGTCATTTCTTGCAATTGTAGCTTGACGATCTCCAGTTGACTGCAAGTACATGCTTTTTGCAATGGTGACTCGAATACGTCGATTCTCGTTGTTGCATTTTGCCGCCGGTTCATGATGTTTTCCAAATCAACCAGGCCTATTGATTCTAACTGTGAACATTCACAATTTTGACCTAAAAATTACAAACCGCACatgaaataagaaaataattaaccaGTTAAAAAGGAATTGCATTTATGAACTggtaattttatgaaaataacaaGCGAACAAGTTACATCCATATTAAAAAGGCAATTTTCCTAAATAgaccatttttaagttttggtcacaaaaatagaccacaaggaagaaaataactaaaatgttccatttaataggtaaaaagacTCTAGtaccctagatatatataaaaaattaaaaaaaataaatatttttagattatatgttttcaaattcgaacttttttataaaaaaaaatattttgaaatttttttttgaatttttttttcaaatttcttattgtaattcgaaaatactttgtgaaattatttttaaaatttttattttcaaatttttaatatttattttttatttataaagttttaaatttcaatCTCAAATCTTcatcccttaactctaaaccttaaggtttggattagttaatcATAAGCATATACGTGTATATTTcttctttaatgaaatattttggtcattttgatcacGCGAGTCtatatttttgacaaaaaaaaatttagtgtttttttatGGCTATTTCCCTTAAAATATACTCAGATGCAAAATTATACggtttaataatatttgataCTGAATATGGACGATGCATTTATATGCGCATCCACATCCATATGCAAACGGAACCTAACGTTGAAAACAAGTTATAAGAACTACAACATGCAAACCGTTGACGTGGAAGAAACATGCGTCTGTGTTCTTACACAGAGTCGCCACAAGTGCTTAAGTAGTAACGAGATGATGAAAACCCAGTTTCACTGGAAAAGAAACAGTAGTGAGCTATTTAAAAAACCTGGTACTAGTCTTGAAGAGCTAGCTGCGGCTTGTCCTGAAGAACTAGCTGCGGCTTGTCCTGAGGAACTAGCTGAAGAACCTGGCATTTCTTTTGATTCTGATAGGAAATCGGGAGTTGTTTCGTCAATTTATTCTCAAATCAACTCTCTTTCAAAATTTGATGAAATCTTGGCACAATAAGAATCTTATATTTATAGGGGTTTTAGCGCAATTACTCTCACGTCATTACATTCTCTTAAATAATAtgtttactgttttttttttgttgccgTAAAAGGAACTTATTAGTATATgattatatgattatttttgttCGTCTgactttttggtttttttttctctgttttcttaCGAAACATTTATAAACAGTATTACAAACATATTATATAGAATGTTACTAAATTAAAAGATCATGCTGGACAGTTTCAATTCCTTTGGTATATTTGGTTTGTCAAATTCCTTTGAGATTTTCACATAATTTTTTCTAGACGTTCCCAGGGGCAGACCAAGAGGTCATTTAGTAATAGAGGGGCCAAGGCTGACCCtttgaaattatgaaaactatatTATGTGTTCTTAAGAATATTATAATCTgtactataaaataacttttgGCACCGGTGCATATAATTaagtttaagtttttggtttctgtttttaatattaataaaaagaaatatattaataatagtaaaatgtttattctgaaaaaataaaaaataaaatgctaTTATCCGCAATTAATTTATGTTGATTAGTTTAAAAAAACTTACGTAAGTTGGATcatgaattttttatttgtactaaaaataaatgaaatttttttaaacaacaaaCTTGAAAATgttggattttggtttttgattttagatttttttatttctaaattttttattttttatttttaaaagtattttaatttttctaaattttatcaatgttttcttttattttgaaattttctcactTATAGATTGATTTTAAAAACCAAACTTAAATTATCAAAagaataaatcaaaaaaatcaataaataataCCAATAGATTATTAACAAAACATGTAAACTCTAcataaaagtaaatttaaatacttaagTTAATTTTATTGACAAGTTTTAGAAATGTtcttattagtttatttttgtattatatatattaaacagatgttttttttattaaatctgATTTGTTTCTagtatttattgttttatttgttttcctgTATTAAAGCAAAAATATAGCAAAAATttaatcataataaaaaaattgaaaaactgtCATTAGATTTGGAAGAAACCATAAAAacttagattttagttttttctttataaaagacagttatttgaagaaaaaaactaatttttctgGATTATAGGAAATCTATTTCTCTAAAAGCTTGATTGtctaaaaaatagtttttagaaaaaacaaaaacccaAAAACTACTTCAAAAACTGGAAACAATCAACCTCTGGGAGAAAAATATACATCTCCGCAACTGACATTCCAGTTTATGTATTACGTTCATGTGGAGAAGTGGTCCCATTAGTGGTTTTCTATTAAgtttctgaaaataaaataatttgttgAGATACTGAAATTTCTTTTTATGTTATTGAATCAGTCATAAAGAAACTAGAATTAGTCaccaaaacaattaaaattatttacgcgaagtttctattaattttattaatgttaTCTTTGGAGACCAAAAAAAGAGTAGAATCAGTCCAAAACGATTTTAATTTCGAAAAACTGTTTAGTTATTTATGATTGACTATTACAGAATACAGCTAATTAATGAGGTGGTGGAGTGCATTTTTCACCTTCAATTTATCAATTAAACATGATATACTAAACAAAATTTGTTAACATCAGCGAATAATGCTGACAAGGAGCATAGTcacttttagcaaaaaaaaaggagcATATACACCATAAAGATttacaatttttcaaaaatatgttgataGATTCTGAAATAAGTTTGAGTAaagattttaccaaaaaaaaagctgGATGTCTAAAGCTTTTGAAAAAGAACCTGAAGTTGGAAAAATCTCTTATGATGCTGCTACTTGAGATGGCGACTGTTATAAAATCTAGAGGCGTACTAGTTGTCggtattattttctaaataaaaatagtcAAATCTctctttaattaaattaatcctttttaacaaaaaatatctCTCATAATTGATTATGTATTacattttagaaaacaaaaaacagatgtattcaaataaaaaataattaatatattattttaaatataaaacagtTAGTGagttcaaataataataaattttagttaacgTGTTGTTATGATTACTAATTTATGTTTGTAGAGCTTGCAAAcatttggattttgttttcaatttttaagataaatgatttaaatagcaaaaaataaaattatataaaaatagcgtacagatttttttcaaaataatattaattatttaatcaaaatttacTAAATTACTTTCGACTTTAAACCCTTATCTTGGCCCCATTTcctactaaaccctaaatcctaataaccaaaatataaatattttttttttaacttttattttatgttataatggtacactatatatttttttttatttcactataaaatagagtaactctattatagagttgaatttgctccagTGGTTATACATAGAGtaaattatagagaaaaaagaatacaaaaaattatagagCACCATTGGAGATCGTCTTATgtgttattttgaaataaattatgctttAGTACTATTGGGTTTTCCACTTGgaaatttatgtttaatttcTATATTATTTCAGAGATACACCCTATTATTACTCTGATCCTAGGGGTCATTCAGGTCACGTTATTATCCAAAGATCCAGCCTTACTcggtccagtccagtccagccCTGAAACATAAACTTTTCAATAggagaaattacatgtttaccaattttatagtatcacttttcatttttaccaccactaatgagacattttcaaaaataccttcttcattaagtggcaaaagactcttagacccttgttatttatatatatataataaatcattatttaaatataaaaaataaaaaaaaataatttttttttttatgtttccgaattatacttttttaaattcgaacttttttataaaaataattttttgaatttttttttgaacttttttaattttattttcaaatttcttttttaaaaacaaaaattatgtttgaaactatttttcatatattttttaagtaattatatatttattagaattataaatttcacattccaaaaaccctaccccacctctcaactctaaaccctatgTCTACATTAGTTAATCCTAAgagtataattgtatttttccttcattaaaagtttgagtaaacatgaaaaatggtactatgaatgtggtatttgtggcaatttcccttttCAATATCCGGAAGGAAAGGcaggttttcaagtttttttcgaatttgaaaaattcGAGtctcttattattttcaaaaagacCCAAAAATCAAGTGTCAAGAAccccatttatttatttttagccaCAATGGTTCAGTTTTAGTATCAGGAATTTCTACATCATCTTCCAAACAGATGACTTGAAAGTTTCGAAGCACAGATACGACTGCGTGAAGAAGGATAGAGAGCAATTTATGTTTTTGAACAAACAGAGTTCATTTAGTAGCTATCGATGTCAGTTTCAGGCCTTCTCAGGAAATAACGCAGACAGTTCACCAGCTCCTGCAGGAGAAGTTGATTCTTAacctatctttttttttaaatgtttcaaGTAGAAAgtaacagaaacaaaaaaaagctcACCTGTGACAAAGTACGGTTTAGTGCTTGCCCTTGGTAGCTTACATGAAACTTGTCTTTCGCAACCAGTCCCTGAGACAATTACACGTTATTGTTATAAGGATGTAGAAAGGGAATTACACTGCAGGTACATGTGGAGATTGTATTAAAGAATTTTCAGTACTTCTGTGTCTATCTCTGCGGATTCCACGTCAATGTTGATATCAGCCATCACTTTTATCATCTCTACAACCAGACCTGGCCTGTCTGCTGTCTCTATGCAAAGCAGGCTAGAGAAAACAACAAACCGGCGACGGTTATGTAAACTATTCTGTAAGGCACAAAAATGTGACTGTGTGCTCTCATttctacttatatatatatacctcctCTTTGGTCCGTCTTCCTTCACATGTATGTGAGTCGCGATATCAACATCAACCTGTCACCACATGAATCCAAAATAGAATAAAGATATCAGTAAAGCTGGCTTTTTTAGAACAACTTCAAACTTCTTCAAACGCTCGATTTAGCCAGAAGACATGGGGAACATAAGTACAGTCCAACAAGGATAGTAAACCTTACCTTCTTTTCTGGAGCCTTTATTCCAAAGGTCTCACCCATTGCAAGTTGTTCGCTACATTCCTGCAAAACAAACACGGGAAATGTTATAACATTATCCAAAGCTTAATGCAAGCCTTTTTGAATGTGAATGTGATTAAGGTAAAGGGATAAAGAAAGCATAAGCAGACCGGATGGTATTTTAAGAGATTGTTGATGATTGTTAACCGAATTTGCTCCAACAAGTCGGGATCTTCCACTTTCCGACCAGTGTCTctgttataaaaaatatatcgaAAATCAATTTAGGCATCTATGACAGCTGACAATCCAGGTAGCTGAAGATGATACTTGCAGAAATTATCAATTTTTGAAAGAACTATTCagataaatattatagtaaatGTCACATATGAAAGATCTCTACACCAGcataagatgaaaataaatttCCACGGTTGATCATCATAAACAAGGTGGACATTAACAAAACTGTACATGCTATTGAAGAAGTTAGAGGCCAATAAGTGATTAGGAAAACATCTAAAGCAAAGAGAGAGAGCAGGAAAGAAGGACTTTCTTACAGTTTTGTTATAGAAAACCTTGTCTGTTTAACGGATCCTTTAGTTGTGACAGTTCCTTTTATTACATCCAATCCCAAATCTTTCAGCGCCCTCATCTGCCAAAACACAACAATGATTCTCATAAGCCGAAAACAAGGCAAGTTTCCACAATACCAGAAGATAAGCAGAGATAAGCTAATAGTCAAACATCAAAATACTACAAATCTAGCTCGAGTAGATCAAGAACGGCTAAAGCCTTGTGCTGTTGCCGGTGTAAGCAGGATCTTTACCACATTAATAAGATGGgaataaaaaccaaaacaagCTTAATGGGCAGAATCAATCACTAACAGTGTCAATGAGAGCCCCAAGACGATCTCCGAAACTGAGCTGTACAATGGTAGCTTCAGGGTCAGCATCCTGGTCAATCAAAACCATTGGCATTGGAACAAAGTCCTCATCGTCTTCTGATTTCTGCGATCAAAATTATCCAGCAAATGTCATCTCAACAACATAAACACTCATACGCAGACCGTTATCCCTATTAAACATAAGAAAATGAGATCACATATATCAAATATTATACACATGAACACATAAACCTTATACATGCAAGTCCATGGTGattaaaatccaaaaaacaaaaaggCTGAAACAAGAAACTAACCGGATAAGACGGAGAGGATGCATCAGTGCTGTTAATCGAAGCATATACACGGTTTCTTATACTGCACATCAAATCAAACAAGGACGTGAAGATGTATAGCAGATCTCAGATCAATCACCCGAACCAATGATATCaccaaaaacacacacacacacaagaatCTGCGATTGGTTCATCTTAAACAAACGATACATATAGTTTCTCGATTCTCTTAAGCTCAAGATTCATAACGACGAATCTAGATCACATACTGAGCAAATATTTTAGTAGATTCGATCATTCGAACTTAAGAGTAGCTTTAATATAAAGAACCTAACAAAAGTTCGCTAAATCCGAGATATCAGAACGAGCAACAATGACTGTAAATCTCCAGCGAAGAAAAAACGCAACCGCTAACCTCATCGTCAATAGAGGCATTACACCTTCGACGAACTTGCGGCGATCACCGAACAAAGCAGACGGTAGATCTGGAGGTGGAGTTTGCGCGGGGAAACGAGCTTGCCGGCTGATCGGGCGAGAATGAGTAGGAGAGAAGATAGTATTCGAGAGCGCCATTGAAGTTGTTGAAacagacttcttcttctttctcctcccAAGTCAGAAGAGAACTGAATCCAAAACGGCGATAATAATTGGCGTTTTGTGATAACACACAAGATGGTGGAGTGCTGAATCTGCTGATGTGTGACGTCACTTTTTTAGTTGGTCCAcctgtagtagtagtagtagtagtaccatcgcatattaatttatttttttcttgtatgTTTCTACGAATAATTGATTGAAAACTATTCAAATTGCTATAAATAATGTGAGAGTGAGTCGAATTTAGACGCATTGATTTGGTTGCTGACGTTTCTAATCTACAAGCCAATCGGACTTGTTCTCGGATTTACTAatgcatataaataaataaaaaacgatGTTGGGCTTAAAACTAGGCAATAACAGCCCAATGGGCCTTTAAATATGTTCGGTTAAAGCGGTTTCTTCCGGAATCTGCTACGAGACTCTCCTTCTCTCCGGAAAGAAAATAAACGACATTTCGAGAAAAATATCAGTGATTAGCAAAGATGTCTTCGGCTCGTTATGCGATCGCACGGCTAGGTCTGGCTCGATCCTTAGGGGAGAGTCAGGTTGGTGCATCTCGCTCTGTTGGATCGGTTCGTTGCTTCAGCGACGACAAAGGTCGTGTGCTTAGCGATGAGGAACGTGCCAAAGAGACCATTTACATCCAGGTTCTTCTTCATTTTAAGCTCATTTTTTTGTCCCTTGATTGCTGaataagagttttttttaattcgctGTTACTTATTTAGATTCAATGTTTAGAGAAAAAATCCAGATAAAGAAATATCTGATCATTGTTAATCGATCAAAATGCCATTTATGGAAATGAAGCTAGATCTGATTAGGTAGATTTGGATCCGTacttttgatatataaattggTCTGCCTTCGTTTCAAAAAGTCAAAGTCAAAGAGTAGATCGATGAGCTGTGCAGCTCTATATCAGTTTCTCTGTGTTGAATGAATGTATTTTGGCACGCCGTCTAGTTTATGAAGCTATGTATCATCTAGTTCTCACAAcccacatctaagaagtcccagaaccttttttttttgttgtagaaaATGGAGAAGGAGATacttgagaggaagaagaaactcGAGCAACAGAAGACAGATAGTGAGAAAGGAAGTGCAGGAAAGGTAAACTTTAATCATACCACATCAACTTAcactctgttttctttttctttaaataatgtgtAACTAGGGGGATATCTAGTACCCTAATGTAGCAGGAACATATCAAATAAAAGAACTCGTTCATTGATCGTTTGCTTCCACTCTCTTATGCAGAAGCCAGAGGATAAGAAGCCATGAGTTCATCATCGGCGTTAACATGTGGTCACAAGGCAAGCAAAAAAAAGTGAAGAATAAGCCTGTGACAGTTTGACCTTTGTCCTCTTGGTTTGAGACTTTGTACTTGTCACCCTCCTGATGTatgtttgtttgtgtgtttgttataaaaaaatataaatgactGCCTCAACTGAAAAACAACCATATGCATTTGATTCAAAATACCAAAAAGGTACCAAACAAagtgtgttacaaaaaaaacttacttctatacactatttttttattctttcatCAGTATAAGAAAATAAACCCAATGCTATTGCTTTCCTATTCACATAAAATGTGTAAAACCCCCTACTAAACAAACTAAAACCATTACAAACTTCCTCCCTTTTTTATCACATCCGATAACCGAACTCCTCGTAATGACCACCAGGAGTCAGTTCCTGACCAAACTCCGACATGCTCTGCTGCTGCTGAGCCTGGACAGAGCTCTCCTGCTGGCCAGTCCAGTCCATGTTGGAACCAGGCATGGCTAAATTAGTATCGACCGTAGTTATGTCGTGTATGCTCGACCTCTTCCTCTCCTTCTTCACCGAGTTCTGTCTAAGGAAATATTTCTGAGCATGGCTGGCGACTTGCGTAGGTGTCCTAGTGACCACCACGTTCCTTGATATGCTCCTCCAGTCTCCTTTACCATATCTCTTCAATCCAATCAGAAACAATCTGTAACAAAAAGATTCATAACATTCAAAAATGTAATTAATCACCTATATTTAGATATTAAACAATGTAATTAATCac of the Brassica rapa cultivar Chiifu-401-42 chromosome A03, CAAS_Brap_v3.01, whole genome shotgun sequence genome contains:
- the LOC103856829 gene encoding uncharacterized protein LOC103856829, which gives rise to MNRRQNATTRIDVFESPLQKACTCSQLEIVKLQLQEMTWPNQTSESLAVDIAAGNGDLVTVKNLCNEKNLGLVSEKRPAGCKLAVPVVRASNAGHKKVTRHLFDLTPLDVLMHEDGYWATCLLLDAIFYGFLGKSLYLKIVIKFWFHGLLDIVLELFEKVRKDVDPVVSKKVPYLAATNYSSQRSSPLRLLALKPDLFRSHDDLGLWKSLVYTCMYPPSQFITLLFCLSSLKSCKLCFFFEIGFKQIYELKDKHLKADTLLRLMCKSAKEIRDPVNDKSWRDMIYEALLEAVENGNKEFFIEIIKYNPQLLWIFEAVSGRNLFQLAVVFRKEKIFNLIHGLDNRKVALLRSLDKDNNNILHIVAYLSPRPDHLSKISGSALKMQREIRWYMEVKSLVSEREVVQKNNEKMTPRQVFEVSHEPLRKEGEEWMKYTATACSFVAALIATVTFQAIFTVPGGYDETLGKPLLLRDLHFTAFIISDSLAFFTSCTSVLIFLSILTARYSFDDFIVSLPRKMIFGLAILFFSIASLLVGFITALSSTMRQKPTLVVPMKPLAALPVLLFLMLQYPLLKEMISSTYGKRLFHRDTKSWLELPGQDQHANVTSVYVGSSHSQHSVNSHRSQ
- the LOC103855583 gene encoding uncharacterized protein LOC103855583 — its product is MSSARYAIARLGLARSLGESQVGASRSVGSVRCFSDDKGRVLSDEERAKETIYIQKMEKEILERKKKLEQQKTDSEKGSAGKKPEDKKP
- the LOC103855581 gene encoding ACT domain-containing protein ACR12 produces the protein MALSNTIFSPTHSRPISRQARFPAQTPPPDLPSALFGDRRKFVEGVMPLLTMSIRNRVYASINSTDASSPSYPKSEDDEDFVPMPMVLIDQDADPEATIVQLSFGDRLGALIDTMRALKDLGLDVIKGTVTTKGSVKQTRFSITKLDTGRKVEDPDLLEQIRLTIINNLLKYHPECSEQLAMGETFGIKAPEKKVDVDIATHIHVKEDGPKRSLLCIETADRPGLVVEMIKVMADINIDVESAEIDTEGLVAKDKFHVSYQGQALNRTLSQELVNCLRYFLRRPETDIDSY
- the LOC103855582 gene encoding transcription factor DIVARICATA; amino-acid sequence: MASSQWTRSEDKMFEQALVLFPEGSPNRWERIADQLNKSPGEVREHYEALVHDVLEIDSGRVDVPDYMDDSAAGWDSAGQISFGSKHGEGERKRGTPWSENEHKLFLIGLKRYGKGDWRSISRNVVVTRTPTQVASHAQKYFLRQNSVKKERKRSSIHDITTVDTNLAMPGSNMDWTGQQESSVQAQQQQSMSEFGQELTPGGHYEEFGYRM